In Candidatus Neomarinimicrobiota bacterium, the genomic stretch TCCGTGCACCCCAGGATGATCCCTTCGGCGCCCTGGCTTGCCAACCGCTCCATGATAGCCAGATAGGCCTGCCGGGATTCGTCCAGCAGGCGGCCGTGGATCAGTTCCTCATAGATGATGCGGTGCAGCGTCGCTCTGTCCTGCGCTGGGGGAATCAGCACTTCCAAACCGGCTTGAGAGGTCAGCCTGCCACGGTAATACTCGTGTTCCATGGTGTAGCGGGTGCCCAGAAGGCCGACGCGTTTGAGGCCGGCCCTGCCCACCACCTCCGCCGTGGCATCGGCAATGTGCAGGAGGGGCAGGGGAACGACGGCTTCCACCTGCGAAACCGCCCGGTGCATGGTGTTGGAACCTATGGCGACGCACTGGGCGCCACCCCGTTCCAACTGTTGGGCCGCAGCC encodes the following:
- a CDS encoding aspartate/glutamate racemase family protein, which gives rise to MKVIGLIGGLSWESSAEYYRLINQEVHSRLGGSHSAKLLMLSVDFHELELLQNQDRWEDAAAIMVAAAQQLERGGAQCVAIGSNTMHRAVSQVEAVVPLPLLHIADATAEVVGRAGLKRVGLLGTRYTMEHEYYRGRLTSQAGLEVLIPPAQDRATLHRIIYEELIHGRLLDESRQAYLAIMERLASQGAEGIILGCTEISMLVQPGDGAVPLFDTTAIHARALVDWALAA